GTTTCATTCGAGTTTATCCGATAAAACTTTTGTCAGAAATATCTTTACAAGTCGAAAGATTTCTATTTACTCTCTTAGATCTATAAGCATCGTCGCATTTAGTTTTCACATGGGTATATATAAGATCAAGACGAATCGGGCAATTCATGCTGTATTCCGATTAACCTCCAACCGCGCCGATGGACCGTGCTTAATAGTTTCCActgggaaaggaagaaagaagagtctGTGACTCTCGGAGCTTGGCAATAAATCGCAAGCGCGAGACTTATCGGAGTCGGATATTCGTTCGGGACGTGTTGAGAGCTCGACGCAAACGGGGAAAGAAGTGCACgagtgaaaagagagagaaaagaaagaaagaaagaaagggaacgaagaaggaggaggaggaggaagaagcagaagaaaacGATCGAAGAGAGAATTCAGAGCCGGGTTGGCCGACCGGAGCCGCTCACTGACCCCTGACGGCTCCGAACGAAGCGGACGTCACGGAGAAACCTTTACCTTCGTTACCTTCTTATATTTAAGGATCTTCCTTAGAGTACTGTTCAACGTGtctacctatatatgtatatacatacacacacacacacattatatgtatatatatatatatatatatatatatatatatatataatctgtaGAACTAGAAATATGTACAGATGTACGACTATACATGTGTACGTATAGAACTATGTACCCACTTAGATCTTTATCCGAGGCCACCACCACGTCATGAGCGGATACTCCAGTGAACCTGAAACCTCCTCGAGAACCATTATCGGACCACGAGATACCCGCTGTGGCGAATTGCCTTTGAAATCGCGGCAAACATCGCGTAATAGGAGATGTAATAGTAGTCGGTTGGAAGCTACGAAGTAGTATATTTGATTCGGCGGCTATATACGAGTACTGGATCCTTCTGTTGCGAGCTACGTTGCAAATTATCATAGAACGCTCGCACTATGAGCTATGAGAATAAtctgtttttatttgtatgcttcttaaaatattatatactggTCAAGGAGTTTTCCTCGTTTACATTTTCTACGCTTTCTTCACGCATAACAGACAAATTGAATACTCgtgaaagagacaaaaattagtaaaaattaaacttttttttatttatatatgtaaaatatggATAGTTTggattttaacaaaataaaaagggtTGCGCCAAGAGATAAATATGATGCTAAACAACTCGCGTTAATAAtgtgttaaaataaattcttctcGATTTCGCATTGGAACTTGACAAAGAAACAGCTTGTTGCAGAAGCGAAAGGGCTAATAACGagacgtgcgtgcgtgcgtcgTGAGCTCTCCTCGAGCTTATTTTTATCCAGGCTTCCGTCAACGCGTTCATTAGCGTTAAAAACTTTACGACGTGTCGTAAGTTGTCTACTTCGGACCGTAGAAGGGGACAGCTTGGGAGAAGATTAGCGCTCGTACGCTGACAAAATTCTCGCGGATTCGCATAAGGATTCCAATTTTAGAGGACGACAGGCAATAAGGCAAGGAGCATATCGTGAGTCGCACGTGTATGTATGAACGAGATTTCGGTCCTTTCGAAGAGGTTCGCCCCGTTATCCAGGCTCGTCACTTTCCTTTGAAGAACGCCGAAACGTCGTCTCTCGacggaaggaaagagagaaggaaaagaagagagaaagagagggaaacgGGAGAACGTCTTGCGATGTTATTTATCATTGCGTTCTCTCTTCCTTGACGTTTCTCGCGATCGGATCAGGGCTGATAACGGTACATCACTTACGCATACACGCACGTGCGAATACAACGTCCACACATCGACGAAACTTGTAGATATGGTTGCATCTTTCACGGAACGTTGCCTCCTGACCGATGAGCTGATTTTTGTATTCGCTAACCAATTAATTTCTAGCACTGGCAGGTAGATAATTACGTTATCGTTCGGTAATACAAAGCATCGTCACGAAAATAGTTCGAACTGAAGGATAAGAACTCGATTATGCCCTCAtatcgatatatgtattttttcgtttttcttttttcctgctACGAGTTTTGCCAAGTCATATCGCCATCGACTATTGACTTGGTACAAGCTTACCGAGTTTTCTTACCGAGTTACGTGCACAGTGCTATTTCATAGTTTCGTTCTTGTTAATTGGATCGTTGGAAGATATAACAAgatgatattaattacgacatttgcgattatttcttttagcaTGCTAATCACTACGAAGGTAAGTACtactcttttctcattttcaaaTTGTTCACCTACTCAATATTACTTTTCATTacttttaatgaattaaattgtatttattcgACGAGTTCAATAAGTGCAATTCGATCTTAATCATCTGCGCTTGTACGTCGAGCGTGGTTCGATATTCTTCAGAATGGTGTCCTAATGACTTTTTATtacaacattttatattttcattgcgATAAACAAAGTGAAAAATatgcaaatatttttcctttttttttttaactataaaagcaaaagaaagaaaagcaaaaaagaaggcAAAGGGCATTTTCATGATTTTGtgctcgttcttttttctaacgaacgttaaaaaataaaatgtataataatcgctttaaagtttttatcaaaCTTTGTTTTCAATGACCATTTTATCGCTCAACGAGTTGATAACGAGTTAGTTAGTCACGCTAAGATATATGTacgcacgtacgtacatacgttgacataataaataaataaatgtcctacctactttgttattataaaacaatatcgatatattcattcgatcgatcaaaaaattcatattctaTGAGTAATATATTCAATACAAATCGACAGGCCATGAATTACACTATAACAAAGATCTTGGACGAAACAGTGACAGTATACGAGAACTCATTGTTCGACTTGGAAGTAATtggttttaataataacagcaaagCCTACATGATAATCAAGAAGTCCATTACGGAGAATGATGAACTTCTCGTAAGTATTATTCTAAAgtaaaattatgatatacaGCTTTTCCATTCCAAATTAAATTCACCTTTTTGCAAATCATATTCGCCCTTTCGCCAATCAAATTCAATCTATTGCGAAGCAAATTTAACCTTTtgtaaatcaaatttttctaagaaattcttttttcagattattgtctttcaatttctaaaatataaaagcaacgagaaaatatttttaacaaaattatgcattttgttaaaaatattcaaaaactttataattaattatttcctgCAATGTATCAAAATCAAATTCATTTGTTATTTAACACGTTCCATGTCGGGCCAATTGCCGCATAATAACTTTCTTTCCATAGATCATCATcaaatatttcgttatatcATCGGTcggtaatttttattacaaaatgttacgaaaaaaaaaaaaaaagaaaaaagcaatttTGTAGAAAAAGCCGACTTGAGAAAATGTGAATTTGGTTTGCAAAGAGTTAAATTTCAAATGCagaaattatacataatacgAGCTTGTTTATctcttaaataattaaaaagattaatctatctcttaaaatatttttgtagatTATATGGGGCTATCTGTCCATAGATGTCCGAGCAAATATCTCGTGACCGGTTGAAACTACGAGAAAgtttaataagagaaatttcCGAGTCAGCTACGAAGTgcatgtaaaattttttttcttttactcgtgACCTATCCGAGACATGAAAGTCAACATAGTTCTTTTAAatggataatttttcttttgtatatttatatatagtagtaGTCATTTAACATGAAAATCACATGTAGTAAAAAATTGCCATTACATCGTTTACGAGTTAATCGATATCTTAACGATTCGACCAACAGATTTATACTGTACTGTAATTCATGTTTCATGCTATACAAATACACTATTTACAAATCAAGGAGTTGTGTATTTTGACGAGTTGAAGGTCAGTGATATTCGTcgatttcaaaatattatgtatatctgTTTTCTAAGTTGTTTTCTAAATTGTGTTATGAGAACGCAACTACTTCACTTCTGAAGATGCCGATTATCTcgtaaatgatatataatggcaatttttattacaaactatgtaaattaaaaaaaaaaagaaaattatacatatacattaagAAAAACTATATTGACCTTCATAATTCAAAAAAGTcacaagtaaaaagaaaaatgttcacaTGGAATTTGCATTCGGAGCGGtgcaaatttttcttaataaacttttttcttactttaacAAGTTTTGAGATATTTAACATCTATGGACGGACATCATGTAAATATATCGTATGAATAACTTTTACAtgtttttacatatattatcacgatttaataataaatattaacgatatactccataattttatcgatctattatatacatgccttattattattataactttgtatgatgtattgtattatttcagttgctttaattacattttttattatcttattgatTTAACGCAGATTAATTTTGTGGCAGAAAGGTTCGACGGTGTGAAATTTCCATTACCCCATAATCCCATGAAACTCTGTAAGTTCCTTTTCGAGGAACAATTTAACAAATCGGAATCTTACATCCAacaatttcatatttcaaGAGCTTTCAATCTCGAAGATCAAATTTGTCCTATATTACCGGTAAGAAACAGAactttactttaataatactaattataaaaatttatctttgaaattattaaacgatgaaacattgatccttttttttcctttttcttcaggGTAAAAGAAAGCTGTTACCGTATATGTTTCCAAAAAATATAACACTTTTGCACGACATAGGTTGCgggaattttttttacaatgtcGACTTATTAACCAACACAAGCGATTCCAGTGAGTATAGACCTTTGATTTCTAGTCAGACAACTGTTCATATAGAGGGAGACAATTGTTCGAATACACTAATGTAACATAATCTACagacaaatttaataataatctgatataatttaagatataataaataatatgttaacTAACCAATAGATCTGTataaacattgataataaaatgttataaaatgttataaaagacaataggaataatttgtataaagaataatataatagcgaAATGGTTCGACAACTAAATTagagatattttaaaaacgaTTAGGGACGCTGGTTAGAAATGAACTGTAAGTGTAGGTACAATTTTCTAAGCGCAAAGAGACCGACACGAAAAGTTTCACAAGCACGTCCTTGCTTATCGTCTTAGCCTCTACTGTTCCGTACGAACGTGTTCCTTGAACGTACACCTACGTATAAACAACGAGCAAGCATAGAGCACGCGAGAAACCGTCTAAAAGGCGGTATCACAGCCTTCATCGGATAATATCGGTACCCGAACCCGAACGTAATGGTTATGAGTAATGGCTCAAGATCGTGGCAGCGAGAGGTCGACTTCGCTGAACCGTACACGGAATCTAAGATTTAGATACAGGTACCCGAACTTGCTTCAGTAGACCTGCCTTCCCCATTACGCATTTTCATCCTTGAGCATATTTAAAACGTCATCGATCGATTCaaagtttcattttatattgaacggatttttcaattcttttaaccataaacattattaacaattaatcgttcttatgattattttttaatatattgttggccaattttcatttcatttcttccgTTTATCACGTCTATACGCGTtgaatgtaatttttaaacaataaaaccTTCGCTTATTAATTGGATGAATATATGCCGTGTCAGAGATGACTCTTGAGttttggataaaaataatgttataacgCCTGGAGGCATAGTTGTAGTGTTGAGGATAGTTGTAGTGCCTAACGATTAATTCTatcgaaatgaatttatttgaattatctTCGATTAGATTTTTCAAACTAATTTTTGTTCCCGTTTAACGACAAATTATACAACACGgaacgtataatataatttattattacagtaaGCGAAACTTTTACTTGGGAAATATcagaagatttctttttttaatattaaaggagaattattacgatatgaaatatatagtataatttatACTAAGTAAAGTTATGTTTTGTAGAAAGTATTAGTTTTTTGAGTGTACGAGTTGTAACGTTTCGTTACATTATAgagaattaacatttttaaaagattagCTTAAAAAGGGATGATGAAGTTTCCGGTTGAATTGACCTTTCTCGCGATCGATCTGCTATAAGTACTATTCATGCCAAGTTACGGATGAACCCCTTACGTTTATTACGTATCCAATTTCACACGTTAGCGCCGATAAATGTACGATAAAATGTAGAACCACCTCTCGAGCGATGGATATATTCGCGGCATAGGTGATACGGGATATCGTTGAACAACTGCTTGACCCCGCgtgcaataaataaaatggtcGAGtgcgtgagaaagagaaagaggacgtATTCAAAgtgaaatttatcgatatgTGTCTACGCAATGGAGACCGAACATCATAAAAATCTATTTCCACTTTAAGCCAATAGTATGCGAGTAATATATGCCGTCTTCTTATACGGTTAATGCATCTTCGATTCTCTCTGTAGGATTCATTATACGGAGTTAGAGAAAGATGGATGCCTCGTGTAAAGCTCATTATACAAATCAATAACCGTACCAAACGTCGTTAAATACATTTAGGTGACACTCGTATGTGACCATAATAGTGCTACCTTTTGACAAGTATTTTAAACATACTTTCATCTATATCTTGAAAAAATAAGATCTTATCCAATTTGATAACTTACTATTAATTTACTCCTTATGGATTAGTTGAATTATTCGATGCGAACTTAACACGTTAACTGTTACCATAATCAAATCTTAAGTTtcttaagtttttttttttttttttttttttttaattcttttattcaatTACTATATCTATATGCAAAATGTTTAGTAATACGAATAActgaataaaaagtaaaaaataattaacaactGAGTAAAGTAAATgacgatttaattaataatcattcaaCTAAATTGCATTTTccttgaaaattaaataatacaaatatgaataacaattttattcatgtatttataatatacacatatataaattagtattacgaataattcaaTTACCGATCgaacataatataaatttataataactatatttggCAATGAATCGTGTTAGAATAgtgtaaacaaaataaacaaaaagttgACCATTGTTAtcttcaaaatataatttttttaagctTCTTTCAagcgaaaatattttaagcCGAGTATCAATATAGTCATCAGCGATCATTAGTGAAATAAACCCACCATTGATAAGAATATAAGAGTTCTATTCGATCATActattcaataatttatcattataagtCCTATTCAAtcatattattcaattatatcgttataagaggttataataatgaaaatccaTCTGTGGCCAGAGGATAAAACGTACAAAATTCACGTGGCACATTGGTTGGCGTTACACCGTACACCGGAAGATCcctgataaatgaaaaaaaaaaaaaaaaaaaaaaaaaaaacaacaaaaaagaaaaaaaaaaggaaaaaagatacgaAGTTTGAAAGGTGTCGATAAGATCAGACCTTATCGTAAGCAAGAACGTGTTCGATAAGCACACGGAGCTCgcgatcgaagaagaagaaggtgtcGATAAGGTCAGCCCGTTTCGAGCGTACGAATACGTTCGATAAATGGCGTAGCAGGAGGTAGACAAGGAGGGAAAAGGAGACTCGATCGGTCAGaggtaaaaaggaaagaaaaagattcgatGGGTGGTAAATACgacggagagaaagaaggaaaaaaaaaaggaaagataaaaagaagaagaagaagagaaagaagacgaagaagccaatcgaagaaaaaaaagaagaagtgggGTAAGGGGTGGAAGGGCTCGACGAGAGAAGACGATTCATTAGTCGTACAACACGGAAGTGTTCGAAGCTGTGCggcctctccttctcttctctctgcaTCAATGTGTGAAACGAGTACGAGTGTATGTGTACGTTCgttccgtttctctctctctctctctctctctctctcttgctcgctcgctctctcttgaACATACGAAGAGGAGTCTGAGGGAGCCAAACTGGGTTTCCTCGTGTGGCCCTCCGAAGGATTATTATGCGCGACGGGGGCCCCTCTAGAACCGAGCCAAGCCGGCCAACTCGATTTTGTCCGATCCCGTTCGACTTTAAAGCATGAAATATATCGCGATAATTCTTTCCGTTCGATCGACCGTATCCAAGATTTTCGGCGTACTGAGTTCCGATCTTCTTTTCCGTTCGTTTAGGCTACTTGCACGAAAAAGAAACACCCGTAGCTTTGAACAGGACTCTTTCTCGTATAAGTtcgttagagaaaaagaacggagggagagagggagagaaaatgatGTGCTTCTCTAGTTACTCCCTGTCGCTTAAACGTAATTTACATCGTCTATAACTTACGGCAAAacgtattatttatgaatGCCGTGTCTCGTTCACGCGATACTTGCGATAGCCGATAATACAGTGGCCCGAAAAAAGTCGATAATACGACGGCTTCGTTTAATAATCTCGTCGGAGTAAGTCGATGGTTTGGATAAAGTCGATACGCCTTAGTTCTCAGTTAGCGCGAGTGGCATTTACCGCCACTGTTACTTCTTCTCCGTTTTCTTTCCTCTACGTTTTCCGTTTCTATCGATATCGATCAttgaaatctttatttatttcaattcattTCCTTTCGTAACATTCAATTCTATCTAGTGCTACgagattctttttatttccatatatGTTACTTTTGTCAATATTTCGAATTTAACGTTTCTTTAGTACGTGTCATTTGTACTTATTTACCTATTATGTTTAGATTGTATTACACGATAATACAAACTGGCAAGTAACTGGGTCtctgataaaagagaaaacaggAAGAATATCTAAGGGGAGAAgtaaatttgaatgaaaagtaaatgaaaaggATGGGGCATGAAAATAGGGAACTGTTAAAAAGTGAGGATAGACACTTGAACGGGTATGaattctataatataataatgataattataattatgttaataaaactgttttttttttttttttttttttttagtggaAAATAACGTAGGAGTTAAACGGAACGtaacaattattatccttgagatatataaaaattcgtatgaaataaatgatttattcttCATCCGTAGTCAtcaagttataaaaaaaaaaaagaatatgatcgATTTTATAATTCGACGCGAatgatttcaatgaaaatatatttaagagggacgtgtaataaaaaagattttatgacACCGACGCAGTGTAAAATCGTCGTGTCACGGACAACGACTTACAACGATCACGAGATCGGTAAGTTTACCTCTTCAGATTCTAATTACTTTTctacagagaaaaagataagttCGTAGTCATCGCCGCGGGGCAAGAATCACGAAGCTGTCTCGTCGTAAGACAAGCGACCGTCTTGGATTCCACGAAGCGATTATTAGTAGTAGCCGTGGTTCTTCTCACGCACCGCAAGGACCGCGAATTCTACAAATTGCTTCTGCTTCCTGCTACAGTCAACTTCTTCCCATCTCTTGCTCGTTCTTCGTGCA
This region of Vespa crabro chromosome 23, iyVesCrab1.2, whole genome shotgun sequence genomic DNA includes:
- the LOC124432070 gene encoding uncharacterized protein LOC124432070; protein product: MILITTFAIISFSMLITTKAMNYTITKILDETVTVYENSLFDLEVIGFNNNSKAYMIIKKSITENDELLINFVAERFDGVKFPLPHNPMKLCKFLFEEQFNKSESYIQQFHISRAFNLEDQICPILPGKRKLLPYMFPKNITLLHDIGCGNFFYNVDLLTNTSDSSEYRPLISSQTTVHIEGDNCSNTLM